The region CGAAAATAGCGACGGACAATTTCCATCGCTAAATGGGTAAAATCCGTTGCTAAACTGGTTAGCGACAGAAATCGTCCGTCGCTAGAATTTAGCGACGCAatttttttccgtcgctaagTTTTATCAACAGAAATGTCCGTCGCTACGTTAAAATAATCCGTCGTTATATTAGCTCGGGCGACGATTTCGACGCTAATTTTTGCGACGGATTCGCGACGGAAACTTCCGTCGCTAAGTACAGCGACggaatatccgtcgctaaactgCTACGCCAAAGATTTGATGACGAACTTTGCGAGGGAATAGCTACGAATTTTTCCTCCGTCGCTATTTTCTGTCGTTATCTGTAGCGACGGAATGTGTCATCGCTAATtcgtttttattatttaaatttgatgttaTTTAGCTGCGATTTAGTGACGGAATGATCTGTCGCTAAAGTTAACTACAaatttttccgtcgctattTCGTCAGTATTCTTCATTTTATTAGATACTTAGCTACGAATTTACTATAATAtttgtccgtcgctaaattgtaaaattttaaaaatatatatatacccgcTAATTAATATCACATACCTGCATTAaacctataatataatacatcaataatataattgtaaaatatattatattaaaacgtCCATACTCATAAACAATatcaaaaataaagtaatatagTTAGAAACAGTACTAAGTATCCATCGTTAGAAACAATAACATTCATACTCATAAACATAATCTAATCATCTCCTAAGTTTTCATCATTTAAATTAACAGAATGTTCAGCTTGCTGAGTATTTTGAGGTAGTGGCATAGAAGTGGATAGAATCCCATTGCGACGCAACTCATCCATCAAACTTGTAATCTGAGCTTGTATTTGAGCTTGCATTTGATTTCTTTCAGCTTGTAGTTTAGCCTCCATCTCAGCTCGCATGGTCTCTCTCTAACTGTTGGTTCATCATATCTTTCATTGCATCTAATTTAGTATATTACATGTCcaacaaaatattcaaacatcCAACACATCATTTATATAATCCAAACTATTGAAcacaatatataatagaatTATCCAACACTAGtaccaaacaatatatataatttaagatgcatattctaatataataagtATCCCTGGCAAGATCAACTGCTTTGCTTTCAACAGAGAGGACACCACCCATTTATAAAATCCTTTAacattatctttaattttagaaatttaGAAATTCAGTCTCTAACAATTCAGAAATTCAGTCTAACAATTTAATAAGAGAAGCGTTCGGAGTCATACTAGGCGGCGGCGATAGGCGTTCGACGAAGCAACGCTCGACGGTCGACTGTGCTGTCACGGCGTCACGGTAGAGCAGCGCAGTGGAGCAGTTGGTCAGCGATGCGAGCAGTCGGCGGTTGGCGGTCGGCTCTGCTGTCATCGTTGGGCGGCGGTCGGCTCTGTTATCGCGTCGGCAGAATTTCGTTTAGGTTACTGTTTTGGCCTGATCCTATAATccatttagcgacggaatttaaTCCGTCGCTAGTTTATAATGTTTGGACGGTGGAAGGAAACGAGTAATTGAGCATAAATagaatctagcgacggattacACTTCCGTCGCTATATTTCTGAAAAAATAACTCAACACTAGTAATCTAGTGACGGAAAtagaatccgtcgctagattcccgcaaaaaaacaaaactcacCACTATTAATCTAGCGATGGAAATAGGATCCGTCGCTGGATATTTTAATCCGTCGCtattctaacaaaaaaaataaaaaatcagaaTATTATTCTAGCGACGGATTGACATCCGTcgctaatatatataaaaatccaGCCATGATGTCTTAGAGACGGAtatttgaatccgtcgctatCTCTAGCGACGGATGCATATATCCGTCGCTATATGttattataaatgtatattCCGCATTTTATACTTAGAGACGGATACTCATCCGTAGTATCCGTCGCTAGGTAGCAACGGATACGATTTTTCGTCACTATTCCGTCGCTACGTTGTAAAAAGATAAATAGATGCATTAAAACTTAGTGACGGTtttttttccgtcgctaatccgtAGCAAATAAAGTTATCAAATTACCCCGCCAAAAATCCATCGCTAATCCGTCTCAGTTTTGGCGCGGCAATTTaccgctaaaattagctacgGATTTAACGACCAACTCATTCCGTCACAAATTACCATCGCTAATCCGTCACtaactttgaattttttgaaaaaaaaaagtaaatccaTCGCTGAACTGTCATTATTCCGTCGTTAAAAATAGCAACGGAATGCATCCGTCGCAAAATCCGTCGTTATTTTCGGGTTTTTTTGTagtagatttggccaatctcttgAGACTTTGAGaccttgactctatcatggtatTGATTTGAGTTAGGATATAGCTTTTACAAccttagatcctatggaattccatgACTGGAATAGTAGGAAGGTGTTAAGcttaggtgtttgataaaatgtctcttagggatTTTGGTTACTAAATGGTAttcctaagcctaagaagccttagtacacaaatgtGGAAGAAGACTAAGAGagcacactcttgaatagccaacacaaTTGAATCACTAGTCTGTTACTCAGGACACGCCGTGAGGCAACATAGATAGCACAATTCATTCCCTTACTttctattatttgttatttcacttttatttaCCTTATTTGATTATACACACTCTAAATGCCACTCCACTTTCACCAACAACCTTGCATGTTCCATCACGCATACCTTTAAACAAAAGCATAGCAATCTCCCGAATTGCCTCCTtcaagaccgacactcggggagtcaagactcttcgttttatttcttttacatcTTTTGGCATACCATGCACAATCACCGCTATCCACTGTAAGCACACAGCACAACTTGTCAAAATGGTGCCGTTCCCAGGGAGACAATAAGTTGTTAttgctttacttttctttaaGTGAATGCTTTTGCGAACTTGAGTGTTGTTAATTCCATctttttgttttacttgttttgtTACTTACCCTCCaatgactacttctagtcaatagAGGATTGTTTGCTTTCTTGATCATTTtaataggtgaatgcacacaagAGCGAAAGAAAACCAATGACTACTTCCTTACACACCGGGAATCAATAAGGCAACGAGAAAGAATAACATCCGAACTGAACAAATGGCTTCTACAAGTGCAACTAGAAACTCtcatatatacatgtgtatatatatatgtgtgtgtatatatatgtgtgtgtatatatatatatgtgtatatatacatatgcatatatatatatatatatatatatatatatatatagggttgacttcatatgagacaacaccttcccgtgagacagcgcgacaacgtgagtgcacattgtctacttcacgaatgcacacaccctaaactgtgcgtatatatatatgttagtttTGCTTAATGTTCACTTCTTTTTCAGTTCTTCAAGATAGTCTTCATTCAAAGTTAAGTAATGTAACGAACGATTTAAGTACAAGCCACAACGACAATCTCATAAGTAAGTTAGTTCTTTCTAGCAAAAATTTAATGTATGCAACCATATACCTTTTGGACACAAGTTATTGATTTGTAAGTTCATTCtaagtaataatttttgttttttttagatACAATAGAATGCAATAAGAAAAAGTGCAAAAGGCACGTTGATTACAACAAATCATTTGTTGTTGGCACAAGAAACTTGCTACCTTCTTTTGAAGAACACTCGAAACATAGATTCCGAACTATCAATTGGCCCACCAACTGATAatcattttatatttcttttttctgtACTGTGTGATTTTTGAATATAATGAAATGTTTTTTTAGATGATTATTTTTATCATGGAGATTGCATTCATGAGTGTGAACATTGTGGGGCGCTTTTTGGTTGGAGGAACGACAAAACAAAACCGTCTCAAAAGGTCATCCGAAGTACTCTGTCTGTTGTAATAGTGGGAAAATGACATTGCCACGGATCCAGTTGCCTCCACAACCAATTCAAGAACTTTTTTTCGGCAAAGGTGAGAAGTCAAAACAATTCTTACAGAATATTAGGACTTACAGCAATATGGTTTACTTCACGTCTATGGGTGGAAGGATTGACAACAATGTTAACAAGGAAGGTGGACCTCCTATTTTCCGTTTTAATGGCCAAAACTATCATTTGATGGGCAGCCTACTTCCTAAAGAACGCTCAGCACCACACTTTACTCAATTGTACATTTACGATACTTCTAATGAACTACAAAACCATATCAATGCAGTCAGGTActtaatatttcaatttcattacACATCGTTACATTTTCATCAATAATCTTTTTGACACTTATTtaaaaggattttatttttgttgattatTTGTTCAAGGGGATGTGGTGAGCAAACTGACATTCATGTTGAAATAGTCAAGGAGAAGTTAGATAAGCATAATGTTTTAGTTAAGTCTTTTCGTATTACgaaaatagaaattgaaaggAATCCACGTGCAGAGGTTAAAATTGAATTGCTTGGAAAGCGTAAACAAGATGCGAAGACTTACAACTTACCTGAAGTATTTGAAGTGGCCGCATTAATTGTTGGAGATATGGATACAAACATGGGGGAGCTTGACATTTTAGTAGAAACTCATAGTGGTCAATTGCAAAGGATTAGTGAATTGAATCCATCTTATTTGCCACTTCAATACCCATTACTGTTTCCTTATGGTGATGATGGCTATCGAGAAGATATTGGATTCACCATAAAGAAAACGACAATACCTGGTGGAAGGCAAAGGATTAGCCCAAGGGAGTTCTTTTGTTATCGTATTCATTCTAGAAGTTCAGAGCTCTATACCTTATTGCAATGCAAAGTGCTTATTCCAACAATTTCTTGTGGATGGCTATACAATGGTTGAAGCAGGCCGCCTCATTTATATTAAGACACACCAAAAAAGCTTACGTTGTCAAAGTTATGGCAGTTTAACTGATGCTTTGACACATGGAGAGGTTGACCCTTCAACCCAAGGTCGAAGAATTATCTTACCTTCAAGTTTTACTGGCGGGGCGAGGTATATGATACAGAATTATCAAGATGCTATGGCCATATGTAGATGGATTGGTTATCCAAATCTTTTTATTACATTCACTTGCAACACTAAATGGCCAGAGGTTCAAAGGTTCCTAAAGCACAATAACTTGAAACCTGCTGACCGTCCTGATGTCATATGTAGAATATTCAAGATCAAGTTGGATGCTTTGATCACCGAGTGTCGGAAAAACAAATTATTCGGAACAGTTGTTGGAggtaattcttcttttttttgttacccacttttttttaatctatataattatttataattcatttcttCCATGTCACAGTCATATATACCATTGAGTTTCAGAAGAGAGGTCTCCCTCATGCACACATTTTACTATTCCTAGACAAGTTTCAGTATGAAGAACGGCTTTGATCTATAGATTATATAATTTCAGCAGAAATACCAGATAAAAGTAGCGACCCAACCTATTTCAATGCAGTTGAGGAATTTATGATTCATAGCCCATGTGGAGCATCTAGAACGTCTTCTCCCTGTATGGTTAATGGTAGTTGTTCAAAACATTTCCCGAAGAAATTTGTGAATTGTTTTACATTTGATGAGGATGGCTACCCTATCTATACAAGGAGAGATAATGGTATGACGATTATGAAAAACGGGATTACATTAGACAACAAGTATGTGGTACCGCACAATAGACATTTATTGTTGAAGTACAAAGCTCATATCAATGTAGAATGGTGCAATCAATCCCGGTCAATCAAGTACCTGTTCAAATATGTCAACAAGGATCATGATCGTGTTACAGCTGAATTCTACAAAACAAGTGATGAAGAAGAAAGTACAAAGGTTATTGATGAAATAAATATGTTCTACGACTGTAGATACATATCTCCATGTGAAGCTTCTTGGAGACTGTTTAGCTTTGATATACAGTTAAGGTCTCCTTCTGTTGAGCGGCTAATTAAGTTTCCATTTGCCCAATCAGcaaagtgttatatttgaagatgatgatgttgtTGATAATATAGTAAATCGTCCAACCATTGCACAAAGCATCTTTATGGAGTGGTTTGAAGCTAATAAGAATTTTGTAGACGCAAGGAAGCTGACTTATGCTGAAATGCCAACTAAATTTGTTTGGAAGAAAGATGTTAGGAAATGGAAACCAAGGCAAAGAGGTTTTGCAATAGGTTGTACTTTCTATGTACCACCTGGTACGGATAAAATTTTCTACTTGAGATGTTTGTTGAATCAAGTTCGATGCCCAACCTGTTTTGCAGATATAAAGACCGTTGATGGAGTAGAATTCCTAAATTTTCGAGATACGTGTTATGCTCGAGGCTTAGTTGATGATAATAAAGAATATGTTGATGCAATTGAAGAAACAAGGCAATGAGCATCAACATCTAATCTAAGGAGATTGTTTGTGACATTGTTAATGACTAACTCAATCGGAACACCAGAGATTGTTTGGGAAACAATTTGGGAACATTTGTCTGAAGATGCCGAATATCATCTAAGAAAGACTTTGCAAAAACCAGGTACTATAATCGCTTCTTTTATATCATTTTGCATATGCAAGttcacaaaacaaaattaataaaataattttgggtAATAAAATTTCATATTCGCAGATTTGGTGCTAAACAATAGCGACAAAAGAAATTTTGCCTTAATTGAGATTGAGAAGATCTTATCTGCTATGGGTAAGAGTTTGAGTGACTTTGCTCCTATGCCAACACCAAATATTAACATGTACACCGTGGTAACAAATCGATTGATACAAGAGGAATTGGCATATGATTGCGATAGTATGAAGTTTGAGAACCAGCTGCTAGTTAAACAACTAAATAAAGAGCAAAGGGAGATATATGATGAGATTATTGATGATATCGAGAATAACAGTGGAGGGTTGTTCTTTGTATATGGTTATGGTGGAACTGGTAAGACTATTTTGTGGAATGCATTGTTTTTAGGTTTAAGGTCTAAGGGTGCGATTGTTTTAAATGTTGCTTCAAGCGGTATAGTATCTCTTTTATTACCAGGCGGACGAACTGCGTATTCGAGGTTTGCAATACCTATTTCGATTCATGAAATTTAACTTGCAACATAAGTCAAGGTACTCTTTTAGCAGAGTTAATTATTCGTTGCAAATTGAtcatatgggatgaagcacctatgatgcacaaacattgttttgaagCTTTAGATAGAACTATGAGAGATTTGTTAAGGTGTAAGAATCCAAATAGTTTAGATACGACCTTTGGTGGGAAAACTGTTGTTTTTGGGGGAGATTTCAGGCAAATATTACCAGTATTACCTAAGGGAACAAGGCAAGACATTGTTGCTGCGAGTATAAATTCTTCATATCTCTGGAGATCATGTAAAGTGTTTAGGCTAACTCAAAACCTATGGCTAAGACAAATACAGTCAAATATTGAAGTTCAACAGGTGGAAGACTTTGCAAATTAGATAGCTCAAATTGGTGATGGAGTTCTTGGTAATTCCAGAGACAGAGACTTTGAAATCACCATTCCAAATCAGTTTTTACTTGAAACTAATGGTGACCCAATTGCTACCATTGTTGAAAGTACTTTCCCTAGATTTCGAAGTGGTAACAATGATACTACAGATCTACAGCATAGTGCTATTTTGGCTCCAACTCTTGACGTCGTGGATAGCATCAATCAGTTCATGAATGATCATAATTCGGGTGAAGGTAAAACTTATCTAAGGTGTGATTCTGAATGCAAGTCAAACTCCAACGGGGATATGTTATCAGATTTGCACACTCCTGAGTTTTTAAATGGTTTGCGCTGTTCTGGAGTACCAAATCATTCTCTTACTTTAAAAGTTCAATCACCAGTTATGCTATTAAGAAATATTGACCACAGTTTAGGATTGTGTAATGGTACGAGACTTATTCTTACAAGGTTGGCGGATCATGTGTTGGAAGGTCAGATCATGTGTGGAATGAATGCAGGAGCAAAGGTTTTAATTCCCAAGATGTCATTAACACCTTCAGATATCATATTgccatttaaatttcaaaggaaacaatttccgttGATGCTATCTTATGCCATGACAATAAATAAGAGTCAAGGACAAACACTTACAAACGTGGGTTTGTTATTGAAGAAGCATGTGTTCAACCATGGTCAAATGTACCTGGAGGTCTCCAGAGTAAGCAGTCCAAGGggattcaaaattttgattgcTGGTGAAAATGTACCATTCCAAAATACAACTACAAATGTTGTgtataaagaaatttttaataatgtctAAATAAAGTTCAACGTTTTTcctttacacttttttttttgttcttttagtaagaaatttatttttaatttcttattcgaTATTCCATTTATTACATACATTGCCGTGCATCGCATAGCTGCAACTACTAGTTATTGATAATAGAACTAAAtgacttccttggactacaagctAAGCAAGGTCCAGAAGGGATCTTTATTAATCAAGCTAAAAAACTAAGGATCTCATCAAGAAGTTTGGGATTGATGGGAAATCCTCGGTGAAGATTCCAATGAACACCTCGTTGCGAATGGACATCGACAACGAAGGAAAGGAGGTAGATCAAACCAAATACAGAGGCATTATTGGTTCACTATTATACTTGACAGCGAACCGTCCAAACATATTATTTGCGATAGGCGTATGTGCTTGTTTTCAAGCAAGTCCAAatgggggaaattgttaggaaccccttgtacttagattttgatgataccaaacttAGAAGTTTAGACCCCCCATATTCATCTGTCAAGACGAGAGTTTAAGTAGAACGAATCGATAGTCGAATCGTTATCCAGGAGGGACAAcgtgttggaatctagaggttagtttaggctacctcctcacaacttgtaggattaacttggtttgggcatgttgatttgcttaggatctttaagacgagcctcgcttgtagactacgagagtagataacttgcggtttggcacattcgggtagatcacgagagtggcaccgaggactttagtgcatttctccattcacaagggataaaacttcttttctacatttgtttgactcatgatgggcattgacccgatccatatccttacctatgttgcatcttatatatctctcttcatttgttgtttttattttttttatttttgttatttacttttgttGTCTTAATCCCGTTATTatcgaactagcttcacaagaatcaatccgagttagtgctcaaccaaccattccctgtggatcgataaccccggaatactccgggtatttgcgtgtacctaaaatCTACAAccacaactcttcaaacttgaaggcaaaactcatcacccgaaatgctctgaaggctatcagattagcctttgctataaatctctcaggcagaaccacaaatcgcaacaaggtgtacaagcaggatctattctacatgtagtgcatggagaatgatgttcgcatcaacatgggcgttcaagctagaaagtggctctagacccagcaaaagcctaaggttcaaactgtgtttattggaccttttgtcaCTAAACTATGCATCGGGTTGGGTCTACTGAACcagttgatgggagagagatccgatggttgcacaatttctttttccgtgggtgagttctttgtcGCAGAATTAAaacttggaggtgatgatgcacctgatctaaaggcttctgatgatgatgatgaggacgaggaagagaataagggggaggatgctgcacaggagcaaggccctattccAATGGATTGGGCCACGACGCAGAATTTTCATacacagctccatgaggaacaaatgaacttttggcgtgagcagcatacatggcaagaaggcacttcacatccatctccgcgagataggatgtccacaccgaggacctcaaccgcatgagacaagcggtggaggataatg is a window of Ipomoea triloba cultivar NCNSP0323 chromosome 11, ASM357664v1 DNA encoding:
- the LOC115995992 gene encoding ATP-dependent DNA helicase PIF1-like; this translates as MTNSIGTPEIVWETIWEHLSEDAEYHLRKTLQKPDLVLNNSDKRNFALIEIEKILSAMGKSLSDFAPMPTPNINMYTVVTNRLIQEELAYDCDSMKFENQLLVKQLNKEQREIYDEIIDDIENNSGGLFFVYGYGGTGKTILWNALFLGLRSKGAIVLNVASSGTLLAELIIRCKLIIWDEAPMMHKHCFEALDRTMRDLLRCKNPNSLDTTFGGKTVVFGGDFRQILPIAQIGDGVLGNSRDRDFEITIPNQFLLETNGDPIATIVESTFPRFRSGNNDTTDLQHSAILAPTLDVVDSINQFMNDHNSGEGKTYLRCDSECKSNSNGDMLSDLHTPEFLNGLRCSGVPNHSLTLKVQSPVMLLRNIDHSLGLCNGTRLILTRLADHVLEGQIMCGMNAGAKVLIPKMSLTPSDIILPFKFQRKQFPLMLSYAMTINKSQGQTLTNVGLLLKKHVFNHGQMYLEVSRVSSPRGFKILIAGENVPFQNTTTNVVYKEIFNNV